Sequence from the Streptomyces sp. NBC_00358 genome:
CCGCGAAGGGCAGCCGCCCCGGTGACACGGGAGTCGTCCGCTTCACCTTCACGACGAAGGACGGGAAGAAGCTGACGGCCAGTACCCGGGTCGTGGTCGGCGAGCCGGTGGTGAAGGTGCGGACCCTCAAGGTCATCGATGATGTCCGTCCGGGTACCGACGTCACCGTCCCGCTCGTCGTCCGCAACGACGGCGAGGTCCCGGTGAAGGGGCTCGCCCTGAAACTCGACGCCGGCTCCCTGGACTTCCGGCAGCGGTACGCCAACTGCCTCTACCCACCTCAGAGTCGGGGTCACACGGCCGTCTGCCTCTTCCCCGGGTTACGTATACCGCCGGGCGGGGCCGTCGTCCTGCGCCCCGCGCTGCGCCTGCTCGCGTCGAAGACACGGACGTACACCTCGTTCAGCCAGGACGCCTGGCCGCTCGACTCGGGGCCCGGCAAGGACGACGCGATGCCGCCGGGCGGCGACCACGGCGACGGCCCGGTGCTGAAGACCGAGGCCGCACGCGACTCGGACGGCACCTTCGCCGAGGGGAAGGCCGTCACCGATGTACGCCTGGACATCCACGCCGACTACGAGGTCTTCGGCGTCGAACTGCACGGCGGCCCCGGTACGGAGCGTTCGCTGCGGCTGAAGGTCCGCAACAACGGGCCCGGCAACCCCGGCTCCGGCACGAGACTGGTGTTCACCCCGCCGCCCGGTGCCGTGCTGAAGGAACCCATGGAGGAGATCGACGAGGACACCTACGGGCCGCGCTGCGACTCCGTCCACGGGACGTACAGCTGCCGGCTGGAGGAGCTGGGTCCGGGTGAGAGCAGCGACTTCGAGTTCACCCTGCGCCTCGACGGTCCGGGGGAGGGCAGCGTGACCCTCCAGGACTCCTCGCCGTCGACCGGCCGCCGCGACGCGAACCCCGGCAACGACACCGCCGCCGTCACCGTCCTGCCCTGACCGGCCGGCCGCCGCACCCGCGGCGCTACCGCCCCAGCACCACCGTCCCGGACGAGCAGAACCAGCCGCCGGTGCCGGACGCCACGGCCAGGCGGGGCAGTTCTCCGTCCGGGCGCCGTACCTGTCGTTCCTCCGGCACCTCGCCCCGGAGCTGCCGTACGGCCTCCACCAGCAGGAACAGGCCCCGCATTCCCGGATGCTGGGCCGACAGGCCGCCCCCGTCGGTGTTCACCGGCAGTTCCCCGCCCACCAGCAGCCGCCCCTTCGCGGCGTCCACGAAGGCGCCGCCCTCGCCCTTGGCGCAGAAGCCGAGGTCCTCCAGGGTCACCAGGGTCATGTAGGTGAAGGCGTCGTAGATCTCGGCGAAGTCGATCTCGTCCGGACGGATCCCGGCGCGTTCGAAGGCGAGCCGGCCGCTCACCGCCGCCGGGGAGACGGTGAAGTCCGCCCACTCGGACATGGTGGTGTGGGAGACGTGCTCGCCGGTGCCGAGCACCCACACCGGGGCCGTACGGCAGTCGCTTACGTACTCCTCGGCCGCCAGCAGCACCGCCGCGCCGCCGTCGGAGCGGATGCAGCAGTGCAGCTTGGTGAAGGGGTCCGCGATCATCGGCCCCGACAGGACGTCGTCGACCGTGACCGGGTCGCGGAACATCGCCTCCGGGTTGTGGGCGGCGTTCGCGCGGGCCTGGACGGCCACCGAGGCGAGCTGTTCGAGCGTGGTGCCGTACGTGTGCATGTGGCGGCGCGCGGCCATCGCGTACTTGGCGACGAGCGTGTGGCCGTACGGGACCTCGAACTGGAGCGGGCCCCGGGCGCCGAAGGACAGGTTGCCGGTGCGGCGGCCCGCCCTGATGTCGGCGCGGGCCGTGGAGCCGTAGACGAGCAGGACGGCCTCGGCGTGGCCCGCCGCGATGGCGTCGGCCGCGTGGGCGGCCATGACCTCCCAGGTGGAGCCGCCGACGGAGGTCGAGTCGACCCAGGTGGGCCGAAGGCCCAGGTATTCGGCCACTTCGACGGGAGCGAGCGTGCCGAGTCCCGCCGACGCGAAGCCGTCGATCACCGAGCGGTCCAGACCGGAGTCGGCCAGCGCGCGGCGCGCGGCCTGGGCGTGCAGCGCGTACGGGGTCGTCTCGTCCACGCGGCCGCAGTCGGACAGGGACACGCCGACGACGGCGACCTTTCGACGGCCGTGGCCCGGGGTGGCATGCGTCATGAATCTGACGGTACATCAGATAACCGCCCCACCGGGAGGTGGTCGCACCCCTGTGCATCTGGAACCCGTCGACCTAACATGACGGCCCGTCAGATCACGGGCACCGCCCGGCTGTCCGGCCGCCCGGTGTCTCGCGCCCAACCGTTCGCGCCCAACGCTTTGCGCCCCGGCCGTCCGCGCCCGGCCGTCCACCGCCCGACGAGGGAGGAGCCCGCCCATGGATGCCCATCTCACCGCGGAGCAGGAGGAGATCCGCCGCGCGCTGCGGGAGCTGCTGGTGAAGCGGTGCGGCCCGGAGGAGCTGAGGGCCGCCGAGCGGACCCCCGCGGGCTATGACGCGGCGCTCTGGGAGGCGCTCGCGCAACAGCTCGGGCTGCCCGGACTGGCCCTCCCCGAGGAGTACGGCGGTGTCGGCTGCTCGGTGACCGAACTCGCTCTGGCCTGCGAGGAGCCGGGCCGCTCGCTCGCCCCTTCGCCGCTGCTGTCCACCGCCGTCCTCGCCGCCCCGCTGATCCTGGCCCTCGGTTCCGCGGCCCAGCGCTCGGCCTTGCTGCCGCCGCTGGCCTCCGGCGCGCTGACCGCCGCCCTCGCGGTCCCCGGCGCGGGCCTGGCCACCGCCCTCGGGCTGGTCGGCGACAACCGCGGCGACTGGGCCGGTGGTGGACGCGCCGGAGGCGTCCAGGCGCGCCGGGCGGATGGCGGGTGGCGGCTCTACGGGCAGGCCGCGCAGGTGCTCGACGGGCACAGCGCCGGACTGCTGGTGGTGGCCGCCCACACCGGCGGGTTCGCGCGGTCGCGGACGATGCTGTTCCTGGTGAGAGCCGGGGCCGACGGGCTCGTACGCGCGCGGCAGACGTCCTTGGACGCGACGCGCCCCCAGGCCCGGATCGAACTGCGTGACGTGGGAGCCGAGTTGCTGGGCGAGGAGCGGACCGACGTGCCCGCCGCGCTGGCCGACGTCGGGGACACCGCCGCCGCCGTCCTCGCCGTGGAAGCCGTGGGCGCCGCCGACCGCGCGCTGGAACGGACCGTCGAATACGTGCGCAGGCGTGAGCAGTTCGGGCGGGCGATCGGCTCCTTCCAGGCGGTCAAGCACCGGCTCGCGGATGTGTACGTGGGTGTGCGGGCGGCGCGCTCGGCGGCGTACTACGCGGCCTGGGCCGCCGGGACGGGCGGCGAACGCGTGGGCGGCCTCGCGCTGGCGCAGGCGCTGGAGTCGCTGCGCACCGCCGCCTCCGAGGGCATCCAACTGCACGGCGGCATCGGCTTCACCTGGGAGCACGACGCCCATCTCTACTTCAAGCGGGCGTCCGGCGACGAACTGCTCTTCGGCCCCGTGCACCGGCTGCGCGCGCACGCCGCCGACACCGCGCGGCTCTTCGACGGCGGAGAGGTGACGGTCTGATGGCGGCGGCCGGGCGTTCGCGCGAGGGGGGCGGCACGGAGAGCGGTACGGGATCCGGCGCCGGCGGGAGGACGGGGACTGCCGGTACCGGCACGGGGGCGAGAAGGATGCCGGGTGTGCGGCTGGTCCAGAAGGTCTCCTCGACCCGGATGTTCGCCAAGGTGGCCCCACACCTCGTCCCGGCCCTCGACCGCGCCGTGCACCGGCTGACGCGCGGCAGGGTGCTGCTCAGTGCCCAGATGCTGCCGGGGCTCGTGCTCACCGCACGCGGCGCCAGGAGCGGTCTGGAGCGCCGCACCCCGCTGGCGTGCATGCCGGAGCGCCCGGCGGCGGGTGCGGCCCCGGACGCCGTACCGGGCGAGGCCGCGGGTGGGGCGACGGAGACCGGCTGGATTCTCGTCGGGTCCAACTTCGGCCGTACGGACCACCCGGCCTGGACCGCGAACCTGCTCGCCCGTCCCGACGCGGTCATCAACTGGAAGGGCGAGGACATCCCCGTGACCGCCCGGCTCCTCACGGGCGAGGAACGGGCCGCGGTCTGGCGGACGGCTCTGGCGTTCTGGCCGCCGTACGCCGCCTATCAGGCCCGGGTGGACCGGGAGATACGGCTCTTCCGGATCGTGCGGCGCCCGGCGTCCGCGGGTGCGGCCGGCCCGGACAGCGCAGCGGGCGGCAGCCCACCGGAGAGTCGTCCGGAATGAACTGCCGCCCACATGACAGGAGCTGGGGCGTTCAGGTGCGGGAATCTACTTGGTCGGCTTCTTCCCGGTCACGCCCAGATACACCAACAGCGCGAGATTGGGCTTGAGTTCGGCCTGCTTGACGCCCCAGGTCTGGAACCCCTTCTGGTGCGAGGCGACCGCGGCGAGCATGGCGACGAGGGAACCGGCCATCGCGGCCGGGTTCACGTCCTTGTCCACCTTGCCCTTGGCCTGGAGGTCGGAGACCGAGTCCGTAAGGGAGTTGTTCACGGAGTTCAGGATCTTCATGCGGATCTTGTAGAACCGCTTGTCGCCCTC
This genomic interval carries:
- a CDS encoding nitroreductase/quinone reductase family protein gives rise to the protein MPGVRLVQKVSSTRMFAKVAPHLVPALDRAVHRLTRGRVLLSAQMLPGLVLTARGARSGLERRTPLACMPERPAAGAAPDAVPGEAAGGATETGWILVGSNFGRTDHPAWTANLLARPDAVINWKGEDIPVTARLLTGEERAAVWRTALAFWPPYAAYQARVDREIRLFRIVRRPASAGAAGPDSAAGGSPPESRPE
- a CDS encoding thiolase C-terminal domain-containing protein, whose translation is MTHATPGHGRRKVAVVGVSLSDCGRVDETTPYALHAQAARRALADSGLDRSVIDGFASAGLGTLAPVEVAEYLGLRPTWVDSTSVGGSTWEVMAAHAADAIAAGHAEAVLLVYGSTARADIRAGRRTGNLSFGARGPLQFEVPYGHTLVAKYAMAARRHMHTYGTTLEQLASVAVQARANAAHNPEAMFRDPVTVDDVLSGPMIADPFTKLHCCIRSDGGAAVLLAAEEYVSDCRTAPVWVLGTGEHVSHTTMSEWADFTVSPAAVSGRLAFERAGIRPDEIDFAEIYDAFTYMTLVTLEDLGFCAKGEGGAFVDAAKGRLLVGGELPVNTDGGGLSAQHPGMRGLFLLVEAVRQLRGEVPEERQVRRPDGELPRLAVASGTGGWFCSSGTVVLGR
- a CDS encoding acyl-CoA dehydrogenase family protein; translation: MDAHLTAEQEEIRRALRELLVKRCGPEELRAAERTPAGYDAALWEALAQQLGLPGLALPEEYGGVGCSVTELALACEEPGRSLAPSPLLSTAVLAAPLILALGSAAQRSALLPPLASGALTAALAVPGAGLATALGLVGDNRGDWAGGGRAGGVQARRADGGWRLYGQAAQVLDGHSAGLLVVAAHTGGFARSRTMLFLVRAGADGLVRARQTSLDATRPQARIELRDVGAELLGEERTDVPAALADVGDTAAAVLAVEAVGAADRALERTVEYVRRREQFGRAIGSFQAVKHRLADVYVGVRAARSAAYYAAWAAGTGGERVGGLALAQALESLRTAASEGIQLHGGIGFTWEHDAHLYFKRASGDELLFGPVHRLRAHAADTARLFDGGEVTV